Part of the Sporosarcina sp. FSL K6-2383 genome is shown below.
ATCAGGCATTGTACGGTCGATCAAGCGATCGGGGAAATTGGAGGGGTTTTACATGAACAATGAAATGACGTTATCATTCGTCGCAATTGAAGAAAATGAAGCTCTGGCAAGGATGGCGATGACCTGTTTCATCACACCCCTTGACCCGACAATCGAAGAGATTTCAGAGTTTAAGACAATTGTTTCAGAAGCTGTTACGAATGCAATCATTCATGGCTATGAGACGGATGGTACAAGTCTAGTTACACTTCACGCCGTTATTCAAGACAACAAAGTAACAATGACGGTACGTGATGAAGGGATGGGGATTTTTGACGTAGGGCAGGCGATGGAACCAATGTTTACCACGCGACCTTTTATGGAACGTTCAGGTATGGGATTTACGATTATGGAAAGCTTTTCTGACAGTCTATCTGTTGAGTCTGTTGTAGGAAGTGGAACTGTTGTCAAGTTCGAAAAAACGTTTTCTCCGGTCACGGAAGTAAGCAGAATGAGGTGACCTATGGACGCATCTGTTGAAGTGCAACCCGCTTTGTTGACGCAGGAGAAGATGAGGGAACTGATTCAAATTTCACAAGAAGGCGATAAGGAAGCAAGAAGGATGATGGTCGAGGGTAATACAAGACTGGTCTGGTCCATTGTTCAACGGTTTGCTTCACGTGGCGCTGACCCGGAAGATTTATTCCAAATTGGTTGTATAGGGTTGATGAAATCGATTGATAAATTCGACCTTTCTTACGAGGTAAAGTTTTCTACGTATGCTGTGCCGATGATTGTCGGAGAAATCCAACGTTTTTTAAGAGATGACGGGATGGTAAAGGTGAGCCGTTCTATTCGTGAGCTAAGTTTTAAAATCCGTCATGCAACAGATGATTATATTAAAAAACACGGAAAATCACCGTCTATTTCAGAAGTTGCAGCGGTTTTGGAAGTGTCAGTGGATGATATTATTTTGGCATCGGATGCCTTGCGTGACCCCGCCTCCCTTCATGAGCAATTGTATGAAAGTGAAGGAGATAGTCTGACACTGATGGACCAGCTACGAGATGACCGGTCCGAAAGGGTATTTGATCATATTCCCCTGCGGGATGTCGTTTCGAAATTAAATAAACGCGATCAGACCATTATTTATATGCGCTATTATTTGGACTGTACGCAAAGTGATATTGCAGAACGAATTGGCATATCGCAAGTGCAAGTGTCAAGGCTTGAAAAGAAAATTTTAGCGCAACTCAAATCATGGATGGGTGTTAACGCTGAGGCATAATTGAAAAAAGTGAGGACGGATTGAATCCATGAAAAAGTTATTTCGGTCGATGAATGAAGGAGAAGAGTGGTTCTCCGCTTGTTTTGGAAGAGACGAGACGTTTGATGCGACGGCTAGGTCTTTGCATCTTTGGGACATGCCTGCACTGTTACTGTACATTAATGGGCTAGTAGATGGCGCTACAATCACGACTCTACTAACGGAAATGCAAGGGAATACGGAAAGGCCAGAAATGAAGGGAGATGGAACAGATCAGTTCCTCTCCTTTTTCCCATACCATGCGATATCCAACATCAAGGACAAAGATGAATTATTGACATCGATTCTCAGTGGTCAAGCAGCATTTATAACGCCTGAAGGCTATGCGTTTACGATTGATATTAGGTCTTATCCAGGCAGGGAACCAGCAGAACCGGACAATGAAAAGGTCGTAAGAGGACCAAGAGACGGTTTTACGGAAAATCTTATTCAAAATACAGCGCTTGTTCGGAGGCGTTTACGGACTGAAGATTTACGCTTTGAAATGCATAAAGTGACGGTAAACGGCAAGACGGATATCGCCATTACTTATATGAAAGGGGCTGCAAGTGAAAAGCATCTCACCTATATACGAGATAGACTCGATGAAATCAAGCATGATGGGCTAACGATGACTGATAAATCACTAGAAGAATTTCTGTTCAAACAGCGTTTTCATCCGATGCCGTTTGTCCGTTTCACGGAGCGACCCGATATATGTGCGGCGCATTTATTGGAAGGGCACATCGCTATAATCGTTGATACGTCACCTTCTGTTATCCTTGTGCCAGCTCCGATTTTCCATCATCTACAACATGCCGAGGAATATCGTCAAGCACCACTTTTAGGGACGTTCGTTCGTCTACTGCGTTTTTGGGGAGCTGCGATGAGCCTTGTTCTATTGCCATTTTGGTATTTAGTTTCCACAAAACAAGAATATTTACCGGCTTTTCTTAGTTATATAGGACCAAAGGATATAGGAGAAATTCCGTTGGTTTTACAGTTGATTGGCGCAGATATTGGCATTGAAGTACTTCGAATGGCGGCCATTCATACACCGACGCCGATGTCGACAGCAATGGGGCTTGTCGCCGCTATCGTCATTGGACAAGTGGCCATTGACGTCGGTTTATTCACCCCGGAGGTGGTACTGTACGTGGCAGTTAGTGCTATTTTCACATTTGCCATTCCTTCTTATGAATTAAGTATTACGATTAAGATTTTCAGAATTTGCATATTGCTGTCAACAGCAATACTTGGAGCGCCAGGATTTTTCTTATCGATAGCTGTTCTTTTTTACTATCTATGTTCATTGAAACCGATGGGTGTCCCTTATTTATGGCCTGCGGTTCCGTTTTTTCCACATGCAATGCTTCGTGTTTTAATCAGATTTCCGATGACTGCGGATGAACCCCGACCGTTTATTACCGACTCGCCGGACAGGGATCGTGTCTGATAGGTGATTGCCACTACCCACTCTGTTATGATAAAGTTTTAGTTATATGATTTGGGAGGGGAAGGCAACATGCATTTGTACGGAACACAATCAGTCAATCAGCAAGACCATCTAACAATTGGTGGCGTCGATACAATTGATCTTGCACATACGTATGGTACACCACTCGTCGTCTATGATACCGCTCTGTTCCGTGAACGAGCGCTGGCCTTCAAAGAAACTTTTAAAAATGTAGGCATCCGTGCACAGGTTGCCTATGCGAGTAAAGCATTCTCGTCGATTGCTATATACGAAGTGGCTAAGCAAGAAGGGCTTTCACTTGACGTTGTTTCTGGAGGAGAGCTGTTTACGGCTATCGCAGCAGACTTTCCGCGGGAGAAAATTCATTTCCACGGTAATAATAAAAGCTATACGGAATTACAATATGCTTTCGATGAAAAAATAGGCTGCATCGTCATTGATAATTTTTCTGAAATTGCGTTGGTGAAAGAAATCGCGGAATCGCGCAGAGAACACATGAATGTACTCATTCGGGTAACGCCAGGTGTTGAAGCACACACGCATGATTATATTACGACGGGGCAGGAAGATTCGAAGTTTGGCTTTGATTTGAAAAATGGTCAGGCGGATGAGGCATTCCTTCATTTGCATGATCATCCCTATATTCAATTACTTGGTATGCATTGCCATATTGGTTCTCAAATATTTGAAACGGACGCTTTCCGTTTTGCGGCAGAAGTATTGATGGACAAGATGATTGCTTGGCGAGATGAGCATAACTTCATCTGTACTGTACTGAATTTGGGCGGAGGGTTTGGTATCCGTTATACGGAAGAAGACACGCCACTTGTGCCTTCTGCTTACATCGAGGAAATGGCGACAATTGTCCTATCGATGACGCGCAGTCATAGCTATCCTGTGCCAGAAATTTGGATTGAGCCAGGTAGATCATTGGTTGGAGATGCGGGTACATCACTTTACACGGCTGGTAGTACAAAAGAAGTGCCGGGTATCCGGACGTACATAGCGGTGGATGGTGGTATGTCAGATAATATCCGACCGGCATTGTATGGTGCGAAGTATACGGCTGCTTCAGCGAATCGAATGAGTATTGCGCATGACAAAAAAGTAACAATCGCAGGGAAATGCTGCGAATCAGGGGATAAACTCATTGAAGAAGCTTATCTTGCCGATCCGTCTGAAGGGGATGTCATCGCTATTTTTTGTACGGGTGCATACGGCTATTCGATGGCGAGTAATTATAATCGACTGCCAAAGCCCGCCATTGTCTTCTGTGAAAACGGAGAACATCAGCTAGTTGTCCGGAGAGAGACCTATGAAGATGTCGTAAGATTAGACATCCCACTACAAATGGTTAGACGGGAGGAAAAGATTTGAAAAGACGTAACATCCTCCTTCTCGCAATTATTGTAGTTGCGGCAATTACATG
Proteins encoded:
- the spoIIAB gene encoding anti-sigma F factor; translated protein: MNNEMTLSFVAIEENEALARMAMTCFITPLDPTIEEISEFKTIVSEAVTNAIIHGYETDGTSLVTLHAVIQDNKVTMTVRDEGMGIFDVGQAMEPMFTTRPFMERSGMGFTIMESFSDSLSVESVVGSGTVVKFEKTFSPVTEVSRMR
- a CDS encoding SigF/SigG family RNA polymerase sporulation sigma factor, with protein sequence MDASVEVQPALLTQEKMRELIQISQEGDKEARRMMVEGNTRLVWSIVQRFASRGADPEDLFQIGCIGLMKSIDKFDLSYEVKFSTYAVPMIVGEIQRFLRDDGMVKVSRSIRELSFKIRHATDDYIKKHGKSPSISEVAAVLEVSVDDIILASDALRDPASLHEQLYESEGDSLTLMDQLRDDRSERVFDHIPLRDVVSKLNKRDQTIIYMRYYLDCTQSDIAERIGISQVQVSRLEKKILAQLKSWMGVNAEA
- a CDS encoding spore germination protein, with amino-acid sequence MKKLFRSMNEGEEWFSACFGRDETFDATARSLHLWDMPALLLYINGLVDGATITTLLTEMQGNTERPEMKGDGTDQFLSFFPYHAISNIKDKDELLTSILSGQAAFITPEGYAFTIDIRSYPGREPAEPDNEKVVRGPRDGFTENLIQNTALVRRRLRTEDLRFEMHKVTVNGKTDIAITYMKGAASEKHLTYIRDRLDEIKHDGLTMTDKSLEEFLFKQRFHPMPFVRFTERPDICAAHLLEGHIAIIVDTSPSVILVPAPIFHHLQHAEEYRQAPLLGTFVRLLRFWGAAMSLVLLPFWYLVSTKQEYLPAFLSYIGPKDIGEIPLVLQLIGADIGIEVLRMAAIHTPTPMSTAMGLVAAIVIGQVAIDVGLFTPEVVLYVAVSAIFTFAIPSYELSITIKIFRICILLSTAILGAPGFFLSIAVLFYYLCSLKPMGVPYLWPAVPFFPHAMLRVLIRFPMTADEPRPFITDSPDRDRV
- the lysA gene encoding diaminopimelate decarboxylase, giving the protein MHLYGTQSVNQQDHLTIGGVDTIDLAHTYGTPLVVYDTALFRERALAFKETFKNVGIRAQVAYASKAFSSIAIYEVAKQEGLSLDVVSGGELFTAIAADFPREKIHFHGNNKSYTELQYAFDEKIGCIVIDNFSEIALVKEIAESRREHMNVLIRVTPGVEAHTHDYITTGQEDSKFGFDLKNGQADEAFLHLHDHPYIQLLGMHCHIGSQIFETDAFRFAAEVLMDKMIAWRDEHNFICTVLNLGGGFGIRYTEEDTPLVPSAYIEEMATIVLSMTRSHSYPVPEIWIEPGRSLVGDAGTSLYTAGSTKEVPGIRTYIAVDGGMSDNIRPALYGAKYTAASANRMSIAHDKKVTIAGKCCESGDKLIEEAYLADPSEGDVIAIFCTGAYGYSMASNYNRLPKPAIVFCENGEHQLVVRRETYEDVVRLDIPLQMVRREEKI